Proteins co-encoded in one uncultured Draconibacterium sp. genomic window:
- the cbiE gene encoding precorrin-6y C5,15-methyltransferase (decarboxylating) subunit CbiE, whose product MKITTIGISDQTPEFTQNEYLIIQSATYFAGGKRHRELVEGFLPHGFHWSDITVPLSNLYKEIEDSNSDWVVFASGDPLFYGIGITLKRKFPGAEIVSLPTFNSLQLLAHSFQLPYGEFQTISLTGRSFHEFDKALILGTAKMGILTDRKNTPKMIAQRMLKFGYSNYKIYYGECLGGEKEHVKELSLHETLKLDFNHPNCFYLEKTDEVIPQKGIAESDFEPLEGRPKMITKMPIRLATLALMELQNKKVFWDVGACTGSVSIEARLQHPHLSVTSFEIRKESEGIIQRNARKFQTPGIDLFIGDYLQINKSGLVKPDAVFIGGYGGKMDEVLSDIDFHLSDDGIIAFNSVSEKSYDGFTSWCKKYSYSIKNEMQVSVDKFNPIRILVASKNLNT is encoded by the coding sequence ATGAAAATCACAACAATAGGCATATCTGATCAAACACCTGAATTTACCCAAAACGAATATCTGATTATCCAATCGGCGACATATTTTGCAGGTGGGAAAAGGCATCGTGAATTGGTGGAAGGTTTTCTTCCTCATGGATTTCATTGGAGCGACATTACTGTTCCGCTTTCAAATTTGTATAAAGAAATAGAAGATTCGAATTCCGATTGGGTGGTTTTTGCCTCGGGCGACCCGCTTTTTTACGGTATTGGTATTACTTTGAAACGAAAATTCCCCGGTGCCGAAATTGTAAGTTTACCAACTTTTAATTCCTTACAATTACTGGCACACAGCTTTCAGTTGCCTTATGGCGAGTTTCAAACCATTTCCCTTACCGGACGGAGCTTTCATGAATTTGACAAGGCACTGATTCTGGGGACAGCGAAAATGGGAATCCTTACCGACCGAAAAAATACGCCAAAAATGATTGCCCAACGTATGCTCAAATTTGGATATTCAAACTATAAAATTTACTACGGTGAATGTTTGGGTGGTGAAAAAGAACATGTAAAAGAATTGAGTTTGCACGAAACACTAAAACTCGATTTTAATCATCCAAACTGTTTCTATTTGGAAAAAACGGATGAGGTAATTCCCCAAAAAGGAATAGCTGAAAGTGATTTTGAACCATTGGAAGGCAGACCCAAAATGATTACAAAAATGCCCATCCGATTGGCAACGCTGGCACTTATGGAATTACAGAATAAAAAGGTGTTTTGGGATGTTGGGGCATGCACAGGCAGTGTTTCTATTGAAGCCAGGTTGCAGCATCCACATTTAAGCGTTACTTCATTTGAAATAAGAAAGGAGTCAGAGGGAATTATTCAAAGAAATGCCCGTAAATTTCAAACTCCGGGAATTGATCTTTTTATTGGCGATTACTTGCAGATCAATAAATCAGGTTTGGTAAAACCAGATGCTGTATTTATAGGTGGTTACGGAGGTAAGATGGATGAGGTTTTAAGTGATATTGATTTTCATCTTTCCGACGATGGTATTATTGCTTTTAATTCAGTAAGCGAAAAAAGCTACGATGGGTTTACCTCGTGGTGTAAAAAATACAGTTATTCAATTAAAAATGAAATGCAGGTAAGCGTCGATAAATTCAATCCAATTCGGATACTGGTTGCCTCAAAAAATCTCAATACTTAA
- the cobM gene encoding precorrin-4 C(11)-methyltransferase, which produces MSIIITHSDKGQALAEKLLKSGFGAKIARSPKNYEVIWSENEALIFIGALGICVREIAPFLKDKKTDPAVINIDANGQFVQPVVSGHIGGANQLATDIANLLGATPVVTTVSDTLGLWALDVLPRKYNWELECGDKLTHLMAMFINGKKTALLLEVRDKGTLALETEAPSHVDVYFKAEDIKVEDYSVVLAVTPFIYDFGNKAIFYRPKVLQLGLGCQRDLSFAEFEKELIAELQEKGISTASIKSLGTVALKANEKAFLELAKKWDVELHTFDGETLSKQNIPNPSEKVSEITGSFGVAEAAAMQLSANNLLIEKTKAKAGDKHFTYAVAINRENERKGFVEFVGAGPGDPELVSVKGKRFLQIADMILYAGSLVPKELTHYAKPGCVVKSSAGMDLSTQIESMQPFYERGLFVVRLHTGDPCIYGAIQEQMAVMDELGWSYHITPGISSFQAAAAALKSQFTIPEEVQTIILSRSEGRTPMPEREQLHKLAKSQSTMCLFLSASLAEKVQEDLLVHYPPETPVAACYKLTWKDEKIYRCQLADLAKTVSENKLKMTTMIVVGKAIDNRSGVSKLYDKNFTHAFRKGK; this is translated from the coding sequence ATGTCTATTATAATAACACATTCCGATAAAGGACAAGCACTTGCAGAGAAACTCCTGAAGAGCGGCTTCGGAGCAAAAATCGCCCGTTCGCCTAAAAATTATGAAGTTATTTGGAGCGAAAACGAAGCACTGATTTTCATTGGAGCACTGGGTATTTGCGTACGTGAAATTGCACCTTTTTTGAAAGATAAAAAGACCGATCCGGCAGTGATAAATATCGATGCCAACGGACAATTTGTGCAGCCTGTGGTTTCGGGGCATATTGGAGGAGCAAATCAACTGGCTACCGATATTGCAAATCTGTTGGGAGCAACGCCTGTTGTTACAACGGTTAGCGATACTTTGGGGCTTTGGGCTTTGGATGTGCTTCCGAGAAAATACAATTGGGAGCTTGAATGTGGCGACAAACTCACCCATTTAATGGCAATGTTTATAAATGGCAAAAAAACAGCCCTTTTGTTGGAAGTACGCGATAAAGGAACGCTGGCCTTGGAAACAGAAGCTCCTTCACATGTTGATGTGTATTTTAAGGCTGAAGACATTAAAGTTGAAGATTATTCAGTTGTGTTGGCTGTTACACCATTCATTTATGATTTTGGAAACAAAGCCATTTTCTACCGACCAAAAGTTCTGCAATTAGGTTTAGGCTGTCAGCGCGACTTATCTTTTGCCGAATTTGAAAAAGAGTTGATTGCTGAACTGCAAGAAAAAGGTATTTCAACTGCTTCGATTAAAAGCCTGGGTACGGTAGCTTTAAAAGCAAATGAAAAGGCTTTTCTGGAGTTAGCGAAAAAATGGGATGTGGAACTACATACTTTCGATGGAGAAACACTTTCGAAACAGAATATTCCCAATCCTTCAGAAAAAGTAAGTGAGATAACCGGAAGTTTTGGTGTTGCCGAAGCTGCTGCCATGCAGCTTTCAGCAAATAATCTGTTGATTGAAAAGACAAAAGCAAAAGCTGGCGATAAGCATTTTACTTATGCGGTAGCAATAAACCGCGAAAACGAACGTAAGGGGTTTGTGGAATTTGTGGGGGCGGGTCCTGGCGACCCAGAGCTGGTATCGGTAAAGGGAAAACGCTTTTTGCAGATAGCGGATATGATTTTGTATGCCGGAAGCCTGGTGCCCAAAGAACTGACCCATTATGCCAAGCCGGGCTGTGTGGTAAAAAGTTCGGCCGGTATGGATCTAAGTACACAAATTGAAAGTATGCAGCCTTTTTACGAACGCGGCCTGTTTGTGGTGCGTTTGCACACCGGCGATCCTTGTATTTACGGAGCCATACAAGAGCAAATGGCAGTAATGGATGAATTGGGTTGGAGTTACCATATTACGCCGGGTATTTCATCGTTTCAGGCAGCAGCAGCGGCTTTAAAATCACAGTTTACCATTCCCGAAGAAGTGCAAACCATTATTCTTTCCCGTAGTGAAGGACGAACACCTATGCCCGAACGCGAACAATTGCATAAGCTGGCAAAATCGCAAAGTACCATGTGTCTGTTTTTAAGTGCTTCGCTTGCCGAAAAGGTTCAGGAAGATTTGTTGGTGCATTATCCACCGGAGACACCTGTGGCGGCGTGCTATAAACTTACCTGGAAAGATGAGAAAATATACCGTTGCCAGTTAGCCGATTTGGCAAAAACGGTAAGTGAAAATAAGCTAAAGATGACCACTATGATTGTGGTTGGAAAAGCCATTGATAACCGCTCGGGAGTATCGAAATTGTATGACAAAAATTTTACACACGCTTTCCGCAAGGGGAAATAA